AGCTTCCGCCCCATCACCCTCGGCACGCAGAACCACGGTGGTACCGTGCTCAGCGCCCAGACCCATCAGCGAAAGGATGCTCGATGCGTCCATTGCGTCCTCTGCAGGTTCACCTTCCAGTGCGATGGTGACCTCTACCGGAAGCTCTGCTGCTGCTTCG
The nucleotide sequence above comes from Glutamicibacter sp. B1. Encoded proteins:
- a CDS encoding HPr family phosphocarrier protein — protein: MAERKAIIGSRVGLHARPAAIFAEAAAELPVEVTIALEGEPAEDAMDASSILSLMGLGAEHGTTVVLRAEGDGAEAALDQLVTILETDHDAE